In Lactobacillus sp. PV012, one genomic interval encodes:
- a CDS encoding bifunctional folylpolyglutamate synthase/dihydrofolate synthase — MNYEEVISKIEELPRWHERNELIYIKRVLKELGNPQDKIKTIHVTGTNGKGSTSYYLRNLLEKAGQKTGLFVSPYIEKFNERIQVGGEPIGNADLVEGYLAIQQIIKKIQNEEPDFHLVTFEFEVAMAFWIFYKQQVDYAVIEVGIGGEHDKTNVIVPELSIITTIGLDHEQIIGPTIQDIAKEKSGIIKQKKPVIVGKIPYQVKAIIKEKAQKFSAPIYHLGEDFEIKVNENVLYQTGQEHYQFNWRPEVEAFDIGMAVKAVELLGLQLDKNDVEKAINQTQIPGRYQIVQEKPLIVVDGAHNVQAMKNLLKFIHNQKGQKIHFLVGMMKDKDLTQVFELFDDKDEINLTRISYPRAAKLEDFPIDIQKRATYTEDYKEAFDKVVNRLKKDDILVVTGSFYLVGAILNYIHQGRNQK, encoded by the coding sequence GTGAATTACGAAGAAGTTATTTCTAAAATTGAAGAATTACCACGTTGGCATGAGCGTAATGAATTAATTTACATTAAGCGAGTTTTAAAAGAATTAGGAAATCCGCAAGATAAAATTAAAACGATTCATGTCACGGGCACTAATGGTAAAGGATCAACTTCGTACTATCTACGTAATCTATTAGAAAAGGCTGGTCAAAAAACCGGCCTTTTTGTTTCGCCATATATTGAAAAATTTAATGAACGTATTCAAGTAGGTGGAGAACCGATAGGTAATGCAGATTTAGTAGAAGGATATCTGGCAATTCAGCAGATAATTAAGAAAATCCAAAATGAAGAACCTGATTTTCATCTAGTAACTTTTGAATTTGAAGTAGCAATGGCTTTTTGGATTTTTTATAAGCAACAGGTAGATTATGCTGTAATTGAAGTAGGGATTGGTGGGGAGCATGATAAAACCAATGTCATCGTACCTGAGTTAAGTATTATTACGACAATTGGCTTAGATCATGAACAAATTATCGGGCCTACAATTCAAGATATTGCTAAGGAAAAAAGTGGAATTATTAAGCAAAAAAAGCCAGTAATTGTAGGGAAAATACCTTATCAAGTTAAAGCAATTATTAAAGAAAAAGCGCAAAAATTTTCTGCCCCAATATATCATTTGGGTGAAGACTTTGAAATCAAGGTAAATGAGAACGTTTTATATCAAACTGGCCAAGAACATTATCAATTTAATTGGCGCCCTGAAGTGGAAGCTTTTGATATTGGAATGGCAGTAAAGGCTGTTGAGTTGTTAGGATTACAACTAGATAAAAACGATGTTGAAAAAGCAATTAATCAGACACAAATTCCAGGACGTTATCAAATAGTACAAGAAAAGCCATTAATAGTTGTTGATGGTGCCCATAATGTCCAGGCGATGAAAAATCTTTTGAAGTTTATTCATAACCAAAAAGGTCAAAAAATTCATTTTTTGGTAGGGATGATGAAAGATAAAGATTTAACCCAGGTTTTTGAACTTTTTGATGATAAAGATGAAATAAATTTAACTAGAATTTCCTATCCTCGTGCAGCAAAACTTGAGGACTTTCCCATTGATATTCAAAAAAGAGCCACTTATACTGAAGACTATAAGGAAGCCTTTGATAAAGTCGTTAACAGACTAAAAAAAGATGATATTTTGGTAGTTACAGGTTCATTTTATTTAGTAGGTGCAATCTTAAATTATATCCATCAAGGAAGGAACCAGAAGTGA
- the rsmH gene encoding 16S rRNA (cytosine(1402)-N(4))-methyltransferase RsmH produces the protein MEFKHKSVLLHETIDNLNPQNNKVYVDATFGGGGHTSYLFSKIDQGTVIGFDQDEYAINLAKTKFAAELSGKEKKKLILVHDNFSHLKDNLERLGYNRGIDGIFYDLGVSSPQLDRGERGFSYRFDARLDMRMNQEQELDAYTIVNTWSEKDISDVLYQYGDEKFSRQIARKIVEVRKVHPIETTFQLVDIIKSAIPAAVRRTGGHPAKKSFQALRVAVNHELDVLSESLKEAIEVVKPGGRISVITFQSHEDKIVKKLFKKYSEVEIPRGMPMAPADSKPILKLISRKPIIATEEEVERNNRSHSAKLRVAEKL, from the coding sequence ATGGAATTTAAACATAAAAGTGTACTTTTACATGAAACAATTGATAATTTAAATCCTCAAAATAATAAAGTATATGTAGATGCAACATTTGGCGGTGGAGGCCATACAAGTTATTTGTTTAGCAAAATAGATCAGGGGACAGTAATCGGCTTTGATCAAGATGAATATGCAATTAATTTAGCAAAAACAAAATTTGCAGCCGAGCTGTCAGGCAAAGAAAAGAAAAAATTGATTTTAGTGCATGATAATTTTTCTCATCTAAAGGATAATTTAGAACGATTGGGTTACAATCGAGGAATTGATGGGATTTTTTATGATTTAGGCGTCTCGTCACCTCAACTGGATCGAGGAGAGCGAGGTTTTTCATATCGATTTGATGCACGATTAGATATGAGGATGAATCAGGAACAAGAATTAGACGCTTATACAATAGTTAATACATGGTCAGAAAAAGACATAAGTGATGTTCTTTATCAGTACGGGGATGAAAAGTTTTCGCGTCAAATAGCACGTAAAATTGTTGAAGTGCGGAAAGTACATCCAATTGAAACAACTTTTCAATTAGTGGACATTATTAAATCAGCTATTCCAGCTGCTGTAAGGCGAACAGGTGGCCACCCAGCTAAAAAGAGCTTTCAAGCCTTAAGGGTTGCTGTTAATCATGAATTAGATGTTTTAAGTGAGTCACTCAAGGAAGCTATTGAAGTAGTAAAGCCTGGTGGACGAATAAGTGTCATTACTTTTCAGTCTCATGAAGACAAAATTGTAAAAAAATTGTTTAAAAAGTACTCTGAGGTAGAAATCCCTAGAGGGATGCCAATGGCACCTGCTGATAGTAAACCAATTTTAAAGTTAATTAGTCGAAAACCTATTATAGCAACTGAAGAAGAAGTAGAAAGAAATAATCGTTCGCATAGTGCGAAATTAAGAGTTGCCGAGAAATTATAA
- the mreC gene encoding rod shape-determining protein MreC has product MKSFIKNKKLLITVVTIVVVLGLLTISVGLRNRKSTPSFVQRVGNDTMAIVSRVVSWPVSLVTNSSKSVSDLVNAENENDHLRSKVDDLAQTKVRNSTLESENAQLKAALKLKETLTNYDIITGSVISRASDSWSDVLIINKGTQSGVEKNMAVMSGGGVIGRILEANRTSSKVELLTSTDKSANRFAVEAESTNGKKVHGIISVMDGDQLAFTQVIDGAKLKKGTKVYTSGMGGRSPKGLLIGTVKKTTRDNFGLSDVIDITPAGNLNDPSIISVVKREVSQ; this is encoded by the coding sequence ATGAAAAGCTTTATTAAAAATAAAAAATTATTAATTACGGTTGTAACAATTGTAGTAGTGTTAGGTTTACTGACAATTTCAGTAGGACTTAGAAATCGAAAGTCTACGCCATCTTTTGTGCAGCGAGTAGGTAATGATACAATGGCAATTGTGAGTCGGGTAGTTAGCTGGCCCGTAAGTTTAGTAACCAATAGTAGTAAAAGTGTTAGCGACTTAGTAAATGCAGAAAATGAAAATGATCATTTAAGGTCAAAAGTTGATGACTTAGCGCAAACAAAAGTTAGAAATAGCACTTTAGAAAGTGAAAATGCACAACTTAAGGCGGCCTTAAAGTTAAAAGAGACTTTGACAAATTATGATATTATAACTGGATCTGTTATTTCTCGTGCTTCAGATTCTTGGTCAGATGTTTTGATTATAAATAAGGGTACTCAATCTGGAGTAGAAAAAAATATGGCTGTCATGAGTGGTGGGGGAGTTATTGGACGAATTTTAGAAGCAAATCGTACTTCTTCAAAGGTTGAACTTTTGACTAGCACAGATAAATCTGCTAATCGCTTTGCTGTAGAAGCAGAAAGTACCAATGGTAAAAAAGTCCATGGAATTATTTCAGTAATGGATGGAGATCAATTAGCATTTACTCAAGTTATTGATGGAGCTAAGTTAAAAAAAGGTACTAAGGTTTACACAAGCGGAATGGGAGGACGTTCTCCTAAAGGTCTGTTAATAGGAACTGTTAAGAAGACTACTCGAGATAATTTTGGCTTGTCAGATGTAATTGATATTACACCAGCAGGTAATTTGAACGATCCGTCAATTATTTCTGTAGTTAAAAGAGAGGTGTCACAATAA
- the ftsL gene encoding cell division protein FtsL, with protein MADSSARSYTYHHVSVSQDPTPQKRVNLDPNKVPVNKFEKFLIFIGSLAVLVLMILTVSATVSQTQAQQQLSKIENKISAKQSVNTDLKQEIGELTSTKRLNKVAAQNGLHIIESNLRNVR; from the coding sequence ATGGCTGACAGTTCAGCAAGATCGTATACTTATCATCATGTATCAGTTTCCCAAGATCCTACACCACAAAAACGTGTAAATTTGGATCCTAATAAGGTACCAGTAAATAAATTTGAAAAGTTTTTAATTTTTATTGGTTCACTGGCAGTTTTAGTGCTTATGATATTGACTGTTTCTGCAACTGTCTCACAAACTCAAGCGCAGCAACAACTTAGTAAAATTGAGAATAAGATATCGGCTAAACAATCAGTTAATACTGATCTCAAACAAGAAATCGGTGAACTAACTTCCACAAAGCGTTTAAATAAAGTAGCCGCTCAAAATGGTTTACATATTATTGAAAGTAATCTTAGGAATGTTCGATAA
- a CDS encoding rod shape-determining protein produces MFGMGSKNIGIDLGTANTLVYSEGKGIVLREPSVVAKNTQTGAVIAVGTEAKEMIGRTPGSIRAIRPMKDGVIADYDTTAAMLKYFMEKTVGNSKPAIMICVPSGVTEVEKRAVIDAARVAGAREAYVIEEPFAAAIGAGLPVMDPTGSMVVDIGGGTTDVATISLGGIVSARSIRVAGDKFSAAISAYVHQNFNLLIGERTAEDIKIQIGSASVEKAEKMDSMSIRGRDLVTGLPKSIEINAVDVAKAIQESVQSIIVAIKETLEETSPEIAADVIDHGIVLTGGGALLKNLPEVISDATKVPVFIAQDPLDCVAIGTGESLKNIEVMRGKH; encoded by the coding sequence GTGTTTGGAATGGGATCGAAAAATATTGGTATTGATTTGGGAACAGCAAACACCCTAGTATATAGTGAAGGCAAAGGAATCGTCTTACGTGAACCCTCAGTAGTTGCAAAAAATACTCAAACTGGAGCAGTAATTGCTGTTGGTACTGAAGCTAAGGAAATGATTGGTAGAACACCTGGTTCTATTAGGGCAATTCGTCCAATGAAAGATGGAGTAATTGCCGATTATGATACAACTGCTGCAATGCTTAAATACTTTATGGAAAAAACCGTTGGAAATTCAAAGCCAGCTATAATGATTTGTGTTCCTTCAGGAGTTACTGAAGTAGAAAAAAGAGCAGTTATTGACGCTGCGCGTGTAGCAGGTGCACGTGAAGCTTATGTAATTGAAGAACCATTTGCTGCTGCAATTGGTGCAGGTCTACCAGTAATGGATCCAACTGGATCAATGGTTGTTGATATTGGTGGTGGTACTACTGATGTTGCTACTATTTCATTGGGTGGAATTGTTTCAGCTCGTTCAATTAGAGTTGCTGGTGATAAGTTTAGTGCAGCTATTAGTGCCTATGTTCACCAAAACTTTAATTTGTTAATTGGTGAAAGAACTGCTGAAGATATTAAGATTCAAATTGGATCTGCTTCTGTTGAAAAAGCAGAAAAAATGGATTCAATGAGCATCAGAGGACGTGATCTAGTTACTGGATTACCTAAATCTATTGAAATTAATGCAGTTGATGTTGCTAAAGCTATTCAAGAATCTGTTCAAAGTATTATTGTTGCGATTAAAGAAACCCTTGAAGAAACTTCTCCTGAAATTGCAGCTGATGTAATTGATCATGGAATTGTTTTAACAGGTGGTGGAGCTTTATTAAAGAATTTACCTGAAGTTATCTCAGATGCAACTAAAGTTCCAGTATTTATTGCGCAGGATCCTCTTGACTGTGTTGCAATTGGTACAGGTGAATCTCTTAAAAATATCGAAGTTATGCGTGGTAAGCATTAA
- a CDS encoding DUF3397 domain-containing protein: MQLLWIFLIPIIGILCAGILSRVFPKAQFKGYDILPFFFLWSCQLITQIKHQPSFLPYGLWLYFILVVIVAIKFARKDKNVRLAKLIRTLWNYLVMCSVFWYIGLIILLVL, encoded by the coding sequence ATGCAACTATTATGGATTTTTTTGATACCAATTATTGGTATCTTGTGTGCAGGAATTTTGAGTAGGGTATTTCCAAAAGCACAATTTAAAGGATATGATATTTTACCTTTTTTCTTTCTTTGGAGCTGTCAATTAATTACCCAAATTAAGCATCAACCTAGTTTTTTGCCGTATGGTCTTTGGCTTTATTTTATATTAGTAGTTATAGTAGCAATAAAATTTGCTCGGAAAGATAAGAATGTACGCTTAGCAAAATTGATACGTACTTTGTGGAATTACCTAGTAATGTGTTCAGTTTTTTGGTATATTGGGTTAATTATTTTGCTAGTATTATAA
- the mreD gene encoding rod shape-determining protein MreD, producing MRILRQWYVAIALLVAVLLDGIFAYRLQGFIFQGDFGASCWFSVVGISLIGLVDDRNVNNIWLCFGLGILADLYYYGFLGVYTVSFPLLCFLAQRVARILPEVFWMRLIVTLIGYALMEIYLFIVFSIAGTISLSISSLVWSLLPGWGMCLIIFLITYRFWVKLVEEHPFLVSQRRYFF from the coding sequence ATGCGAATTCTTCGCCAATGGTATGTAGCAATAGCATTATTAGTGGCAGTCTTGCTTGATGGGATTTTTGCTTATCGTTTACAAGGTTTTATTTTTCAGGGTGATTTTGGAGCAAGTTGTTGGTTTTCAGTAGTTGGAATCTCTCTAATTGGATTAGTCGATGATCGTAATGTCAATAATATTTGGCTTTGCTTTGGTCTTGGAATATTAGCAGATTTATACTACTATGGCTTTCTGGGTGTTTATACGGTAAGTTTTCCGCTATTATGCTTTTTAGCTCAAAGGGTTGCTAGGATATTACCAGAAGTATTTTGGATGCGGCTAATTGTGACATTAATTGGATATGCTCTTATGGAAATTTATCTGTTTATTGTATTTTCAATTGCTGGAACTATTTCTTTATCGATTTCAAGTTTGGTGTGGAGTTTACTTCCAGGATGGGGAATGTGTTTGATAATTTTCTTAATTACTTATCGTTTCTGGGTAAAATTAGTAGAAGAACACCCATTCTTGGTTTCACAACGCAGATACTTTTTCTAA
- a CDS encoding penicillin-binding transpeptidase domain-containing protein has protein sequence MKKFNNFKRNISKAHNYRFTVGRILQLGLALVFIVFISRLFYLGLSHKVAGKDIATRVKELYQRNEVLNATRGSIYDRNGLTIAEDSHQFTIYAILDKSSIDYKNKPMYVINKRETAQKLATVLPLSEDKIYKYLTPKNKAYQVEFGTAGSGLSLSQKKKIEAMKLPGIKFVETPSRLYPNGVFASHIVGLVTPKSNSKTTSSTNLVGTMGIEQYFNKQLSGKDGYRKALVDADQYQLPNSEHLYKAAEDGDNIYLTLDSQLQTYLESVMTKVQDEYDPKSMTAVVEDIKTGQILAASQRPTFDPQTKKGLNSNWRNILVQDAYEPGSVFKILTYAAAIQSNNYNPNSYYKSGSIKVQDATIHDWNNSGWGTIPMSQALPRSSNVGFTILEQKMGLKTFKSYVNKFQIGKKTGVTLPGENPGLVSLTTRLQGAVTSFGQGVNVNAMQMMQAFSSVANDGQMIKPQFVEKITNSNGKTISEFHTKKVGEPIFSAATAQTILSSMQDVVNKNYGTGTAYKIPGKNVAVKTGTAQIAAPNGGYLKGDKNYLFSVVGFAPANNPRYCVYITVKQPRQMKSAETILASIFKPVMERVLNSSSAQLKSVNEAIEVPALSGKKATAAKQEAQNSGFEAYIIGSGKKVLRQSLPYQTKTFLNSKLFLYTGGIIKIPDMQGWSKAEVEEFSKVIGIPIKISGSGHVTKQSLAVGERLKANRKLSVDLT, from the coding sequence ATGAAAAAGTTTAATAATTTTAAACGAAATATATCCAAAGCTCATAACTATAGATTCACTGTAGGAAGAATTTTACAGTTAGGATTAGCTTTGGTTTTTATTGTATTTATAAGTCGTCTATTTTATTTGGGACTTTCTCATAAAGTAGCGGGGAAAGATATTGCGACCCGAGTAAAAGAACTCTATCAGCGAAATGAAGTTTTGAATGCTACTAGAGGTAGTATTTATGATCGCAATGGCCTAACAATTGCTGAAGATTCCCATCAATTTACAATATATGCAATTTTAGATAAATCTTCAATTGATTACAAAAATAAGCCAATGTATGTGATCAATAAAAGAGAAACGGCACAAAAATTAGCTACTGTCTTACCATTAAGTGAAGATAAAATATATAAATATTTAACTCCTAAAAATAAAGCCTATCAGGTTGAATTTGGGACAGCTGGGTCAGGATTAAGTTTATCGCAAAAAAAGAAAATTGAGGCAATGAAGCTCCCAGGAATAAAATTTGTTGAGACTCCTTCACGCTTATATCCAAATGGTGTGTTTGCTTCACATATTGTAGGATTGGTAACTCCCAAGTCTAATTCAAAAACGACAAGTTCTACAAATTTAGTAGGAACTATGGGAATTGAACAGTATTTTAATAAGCAATTAAGTGGTAAGGATGGTTACAGAAAAGCACTAGTGGATGCTGATCAGTATCAATTGCCTAACAGTGAGCATTTATACAAGGCAGCTGAAGATGGAGACAATATTTATTTAACTTTAGATTCGCAATTGCAAACGTATTTGGAAAGTGTAATGACTAAAGTACAAGATGAATATGATCCGAAGTCAATGACAGCAGTAGTTGAAGATATTAAAACAGGGCAAATTTTAGCAGCTTCTCAAAGACCAACATTTGATCCTCAAACTAAAAAAGGATTGAATTCAAATTGGCGAAATATCTTAGTGCAAGATGCTTATGAACCGGGTTCTGTTTTTAAAATCTTGACTTATGCAGCTGCAATTCAGAGTAACAACTATAATCCTAATAGTTATTACAAGTCTGGTTCTATTAAAGTGCAGGATGCAACTATCCATGACTGGAATAATAGTGGCTGGGGAACTATTCCAATGAGTCAAGCTCTTCCACGTTCAAGTAATGTAGGATTTACAATCTTAGAGCAGAAAATGGGATTGAAAACCTTTAAAAGCTACGTTAATAAATTCCAAATTGGTAAGAAGACTGGTGTAACTCTTCCGGGAGAAAATCCAGGATTGGTGTCTTTAACTACACGATTGCAAGGAGCAGTAACTTCTTTTGGACAAGGGGTTAACGTTAATGCAATGCAGATGATGCAAGCATTTAGTTCAGTGGCAAATGATGGTCAGATGATTAAACCACAATTTGTTGAAAAGATTACTAATTCTAATGGGAAAACAATTTCTGAATTTCATACTAAAAAAGTAGGGGAACCGATTTTTTCAGCTGCTACTGCTCAGACAATTTTGAGTTCAATGCAAGATGTTGTAAACAAGAACTACGGAACTGGGACAGCCTATAAAATTCCCGGTAAAAATGTAGCTGTTAAAACAGGTACTGCACAGATTGCGGCTCCCAATGGGGGATATTTAAAAGGGGATAAAAATTATCTCTTCTCTGTTGTAGGTTTTGCACCAGCCAACAATCCTCGCTATTGTGTTTACATAACTGTAAAGCAACCTCGACAAATGAAATCAGCTGAAACAATTCTAGCATCAATTTTTAAACCAGTAATGGAGAGAGTTTTGAATTCTTCAAGCGCCCAATTAAAATCAGTTAATGAAGCGATTGAAGTACCAGCTTTAAGTGGTAAGAAAGCTACTGCAGCTAAACAAGAAGCTCAAAATAGCGGTTTTGAAGCTTATATTATTGGTAGTGGTAAGAAAGTATTACGCCAATCATTACCTTATCAAACAAAAACCTTTCTTAATAGTAAATTATTTCTTTATACTGGAGGAATAATTAAGATCCCAGATATGCAAGGCTGGAGTAAGGCAGAAGTTGAGGAATTTAGTAAAGTAATTGGAATCCCAATCAAAATTTCTGGAAGTGGGCACGTAACCAAACAAAGCCTAGCAGTAGGAGAAAGATTAAAAGCAAATAGAAAGTTAAGTGTGGACTTGACATAA
- a CDS encoding HAD family hydrolase: MKIAGIKNDIKGVIFDMDGLLVNSEKLYWQANIQAAKEAGLDIPENSYLKLAGASVKKMSEFYDKYFPTIQAREDFIKRTDELVAQWTKEGKLKLQPGVAQFLTYLKNHDLKMGIASSNYKSVIQEDMKVTKIKQYFDFYLSYDDVLKKQLKSKPASDIYDLAQKRMGLPASNLVVFEDSSSGVQAAKNAQLPVIMIPDLKAPSKKDKENATAIYSNFNQVLQNTK, from the coding sequence GTGAAAATAGCAGGTATAAAAAATGATATTAAAGGTGTAATTTTTGATATGGATGGTTTGCTAGTAAATTCTGAAAAACTGTATTGGCAAGCTAATATTCAAGCAGCTAAAGAAGCAGGTCTAGATATTCCAGAGAATTCATATCTAAAGTTAGCAGGGGCTAGTGTCAAAAAAATGTCAGAATTTTATGATAAATATTTTCCAACTATTCAAGCACGCGAAGACTTTATCAAAAGAACGGATGAGTTAGTTGCTCAGTGGACAAAAGAAGGAAAGCTAAAATTGCAACCAGGCGTGGCCCAATTTCTTACATATTTAAAAAACCATGATCTTAAAATGGGAATTGCTTCCAGTAATTATAAGAGTGTAATTCAAGAAGATATGAAAGTAACAAAAATCAAGCAATATTTTGATTTCTATTTAAGTTACGATGATGTTTTAAAAAAACAACTAAAAAGTAAACCGGCGAGTGATATTTATGACCTGGCTCAGAAAAGAATGGGACTGCCTGCTAGTAATTTAGTGGTCTTTGAAGATTCTTCTTCTGGAGTTCAAGCTGCTAAAAATGCCCAACTACCTGTGATCATGATTCCTGATTTAAAAGCACCTAGTAAAAAAGATAAGGAAAATGCTACGGCAATTTACTCTAATTTTAATCAAGTACTACAAAATACGAAATAA
- a CDS encoding JAB domain-containing protein — MNLEKDHYLLQSDKQLFFRLKEYLRKEKIDNFNQLKEYLEKQEIHSLEDLWKFLTTTDCPEDLTLCLKGLIYRIKRLQNERLDRFSSSAQVGYYLQDKFCGKTQEEVVALYLDSKNRIIAEKLICRGTLNKSLAHPRDIFRWGIIYNAASFIIVHNHPSGDCTPSQQDIDFTKKLTSVSKLVGIDILDHFVVSDVDYYSFREMKVF, encoded by the coding sequence ATGAACTTGGAAAAAGATCATTATTTATTGCAAAGTGATAAGCAGTTATTTTTTCGTTTGAAAGAATATCTAAGAAAAGAAAAAATTGATAACTTTAATCAATTAAAGGAATATTTAGAGAAGCAAGAAATTCATTCTTTAGAAGATTTATGGAAATTTTTAACTACTACGGATTGTCCTGAAGATTTAACACTTTGCTTAAAAGGGTTAATTTATCGTATTAAAAGGTTACAAAATGAACGTTTAGATCGATTTTCTTCTAGTGCCCAGGTCGGTTATTATTTACAAGACAAATTTTGTGGAAAAACACAAGAAGAGGTTGTAGCGCTATATTTAGATTCAAAAAATAGAATTATTGCAGAAAAATTAATTTGTCGTGGAACTTTAAATAAGTCACTTGCACACCCAAGAGATATTTTTAGGTGGGGAATTATTTATAATGCAGCAAGTTTTATTATTGTTCACAATCATCCTAGTGGTGATTGTACTCCTTCCCAACAAGATATTGATTTTACAAAAAAACTAACCTCTGTAAGTAAATTAGTAGGAATTGATATTCTTGATCATTTTGTTGTTTCGGATGTAGATTACTATAGTTTTAGAGAAATGAAAGTTTTTTAA
- a CDS encoding DUF4044 domain-containing protein has translation MAKRRRKKKTPFQVLTIIMAFIMALITLFGVVGVAFNYMFQ, from the coding sequence ATGGCAAAAAGAAGACGTAAAAAAAAGACACCCTTCCAAGTTTTGACAATTATTATGGCATTTATTATGGCACTTATTACTTTGTTTGGTGTTGTTGGAGTTGCATTTAATTATATGTTTCAATAA